In Curtobacterium sp. L6-1, a genomic segment contains:
- a CDS encoding DUF6121 family protein, with amino-acid sequence MSRWLVATMASVLFIALVIAVTGFEALLADVEAIRQPDATPYLGPAMVVGSAVVVFLATAMGAREGNPGITGLVAAAMTYLVMLGVGGVGYALVHGDAAELLVFPAGYALSPFVVGAVVVALVTVVGGVSAARWQAPRPQGQQSSPIRPQD; translated from the coding sequence ATGTCCCGGTGGTTGGTGGCGACGATGGCGTCCGTCCTCTTCATCGCGCTCGTCATCGCCGTGACGGGCTTCGAGGCGCTGCTCGCCGACGTCGAGGCCATCCGGCAGCCCGACGCGACGCCCTACCTCGGCCCGGCGATGGTCGTCGGTTCCGCGGTCGTCGTGTTCCTCGCCACCGCCATGGGCGCACGCGAGGGCAACCCCGGCATCACCGGCCTGGTCGCCGCAGCGATGACGTACCTGGTGATGCTCGGCGTCGGCGGGGTCGGCTACGCGCTCGTCCACGGTGACGCGGCTGAGCTGCTCGTGTTCCCGGCCGGCTACGCCCTCAGTCCGTTCGTGGTGGGTGCCGTGGTGGTCGCGCTGGTGACGGTGGTCGGCGGCGTCTCAGCGGCCCGATGGCAGGCGCCTCGTCCACAGGGTCAGCAGTCCTCGCCCATCCGTCCACAGGACTGA
- the rpsL gene encoding 30S ribosomal protein S12, translating to MPTIQQLVRKGRTPKVVKTKAPALKANPQQRGVCTRVYTTTPKKPNSALRKVARVKLSNGTEVTAYIPGEGHNLQEHSMVLVRGGRVKDLPGVRYKIIRGALDTQAVKNRKQARSRYGAKKG from the coding sequence TTGCCTACCATCCAGCAGCTCGTTCGCAAGGGGCGCACGCCGAAGGTCGTCAAGACCAAGGCGCCGGCCCTCAAGGCGAACCCCCAGCAGCGTGGCGTGTGCACCCGCGTCTACACCACCACCCCGAAGAAGCCGAACTCGGCACTGCGCAAGGTCGCTCGTGTCAAGCTCTCGAACGGCACCGAGGTCACGGCCTACATCCCCGGTGAGGGCCACAACCTCCAGGAGCACTCGATGGTGCTCGTCCGCGGCGGTCGTGTGAAGGACCTCCCGGGTGTGCGCTACAAGATCATCCGCGGTGCCCTGGACACCCAGGCCGTCAAGAACCGTAAGCAGGCTCGTAGCCGCTACGGTGCGAAGAAGGGTTGA
- the rpsG gene encoding 30S ribosomal protein S7 codes for MPRKGPAPKRPVVADPVYGAPVVSQLVNKILLDGKKGLAERIVYDALEGVSSKNGQDAVTTLKKALDNVRPTLEVRSRRVGGSTYQVPVEVKPHRANTLALRWLTSYAKARREKTMTERLMNEILDASNGLGAAVKRREDTHKMAESNKAFAHYRW; via the coding sequence ATGCCTCGTAAGGGTCCCGCCCCGAAGCGCCCCGTCGTCGCCGATCCGGTCTACGGCGCCCCCGTCGTCAGCCAGCTCGTCAACAAGATCCTCCTGGACGGCAAGAAGGGCCTCGCCGAGCGCATCGTCTACGACGCACTCGAAGGGGTCTCGTCCAAGAACGGCCAGGACGCCGTCACGACGCTGAAGAAGGCGCTCGACAACGTCCGCCCGACCCTCGAGGTCCGCAGCCGCCGCGTCGGTGGCTCGACCTACCAGGTGCCGGTCGAGGTCAAGCCGCACCGCGCGAACACCCTCGCGCTGCGCTGGCTCACCTCGTACGCCAAGGCCCGTCGCGAGAAGACGATGACCGAGCGTCTCATGAACGAGATCCTCGACGCGTCGAACGGTCTCGGTGCCGCGGTCAAGCGCCGCGAGGACACCCACAAGATGGCCGAGTCGAACAAGGCCTTCGCGCACTACCGCTGGTAG
- the fusA gene encoding elongation factor G, producing the protein MAQDVLTDLNKVRNIGIMAHIDAGKTTTTERILFYTGITHKIGEVHDGAATMDWMAQEQERGITITSAATTCFWDNNQINIIDTPGHVDFTVEVERSLRVLDGAVAVFDGKEGVEPQSETVWRQADKYNVPRICFVNKMDKLGADFYFTVDTIINRLGAEPLVLQLPIGAENDFVGIIDLIEMHAKVWPGDAKGDVTMGAQYEVQEIPADLKDRADEYRAKLVERVAETDDALLEKYFGGEELTKDEIKAAIRKLTINSEVYPILCGSAFKNRGVQPMLDAVIDYLPSPLDVPPMIGHDVKDEEVEIIRKPESSEPFSALAFKVAVHPFFGRLTYVRVYSGQIDSGAQVINSTKGKKERIGKIFQMHSNKENPVDSVTAGHIYAVIGLKDTTTGDTLCDPSNQVVLESMTFPEPVIEVAIEPNTKADQEKLSTAIQKLAEEDPTFRVELNAETGQTTIKGMGELHLDILVDRMKREFKVEANVGKPQVAYRETLTKVVERYDYTHKKQTGGSGQFAKVQIALEPMPVTAEKVYEFVNAVTGGRVPREYIPSVDAGIQDAMQVGVLAGFPTVGVKAILKDGAAHDVDSSEMAFKIAGSIAYKEAARKAGPVLLEPIMAVEVRTPEEYMGDVIGDLNSRRGQISEMTDASGVKVVRASVPLSEMFGYVGDLRSKTSGRAVFSMVFETYNEVPRNVADEIIQKSTGA; encoded by the coding sequence GTGGCACAGGACGTGCTCACCGACCTGAACAAGGTCCGCAACATCGGCATCATGGCGCACATCGATGCCGGCAAGACCACGACGACCGAGCGCATCCTGTTCTACACGGGCATCACGCACAAGATCGGTGAGGTCCACGACGGCGCTGCCACGATGGACTGGATGGCGCAGGAGCAGGAGCGCGGCATCACGATCACGTCGGCCGCGACGACCTGCTTCTGGGACAACAACCAGATCAACATCATCGACACCCCGGGTCACGTCGACTTCACGGTCGAGGTGGAGCGTTCGCTCCGCGTCCTCGACGGCGCGGTCGCGGTCTTCGACGGCAAGGAGGGCGTGGAGCCCCAGTCCGAGACCGTCTGGCGTCAGGCGGACAAGTACAACGTCCCGCGCATCTGCTTCGTCAACAAGATGGACAAGCTCGGCGCCGACTTCTACTTCACCGTCGACACGATCATCAACCGCCTCGGTGCGGAGCCGCTCGTGCTCCAGCTCCCGATCGGTGCCGAGAACGACTTCGTCGGCATCATCGACCTCATCGAGATGCACGCCAAGGTCTGGCCGGGCGATGCCAAGGGTGACGTCACCATGGGCGCCCAGTACGAGGTCCAGGAGATCCCCGCGGACCTCAAGGACCGTGCGGACGAGTACCGCGCCAAGCTCGTCGAGCGTGTCGCGGAGACCGACGACGCGCTGCTCGAGAAGTACTTCGGTGGCGAGGAGCTCACCAAGGACGAGATCAAGGCTGCGATCCGCAAGCTGACGATCAACTCCGAGGTCTACCCGATCCTCTGCGGCTCCGCGTTCAAGAACCGCGGCGTCCAGCCGATGCTCGACGCGGTCATCGACTACCTCCCGTCGCCCCTCGACGTCCCGCCGATGATCGGCCACGACGTCAAGGACGAAGAGGTCGAGATCATCCGCAAGCCGGAGTCCTCCGAGCCCTTCTCGGCCCTCGCGTTCAAGGTCGCGGTGCACCCGTTCTTCGGTCGCCTCACCTACGTCCGCGTGTACTCCGGTCAGATCGACTCCGGTGCCCAGGTCATCAACTCGACCAAGGGCAAGAAGGAGCGCATCGGCAAGATTTTCCAGATGCACTCCAACAAGGAGAACCCGGTCGACTCGGTCACCGCGGGCCACATCTACGCGGTCATCGGCCTCAAGGACACGACCACGGGTGACACCCTGTGCGACCCGTCCAACCAGGTCGTCCTCGAGTCGATGACGTTCCCGGAGCCGGTCATCGAGGTCGCGATCGAGCCGAACACCAAGGCCGACCAGGAGAAGCTCTCCACCGCGATCCAGAAGCTCGCCGAAGAGGACCCGACGTTCCGCGTCGAGCTCAACGCCGAGACCGGTCAGACGACGATCAAGGGCATGGGCGAGCTCCACCTCGACATCCTCGTCGACCGCATGAAGCGCGAGTTCAAGGTCGAGGCCAACGTCGGCAAGCCGCAGGTGGCCTACCGCGAGACCCTCACCAAGGTCGTCGAGCGCTACGACTACACCCACAAGAAGCAGACCGGTGGCTCCGGTCAGTTCGCGAAGGTGCAGATCGCGCTCGAGCCGATGCCCGTCACGGCCGAGAAGGTCTACGAGTTCGTGAACGCCGTCACCGGTGGTCGCGTTCCTCGCGAGTACATCCCCTCGGTCGACGCGGGCATCCAGGACGCGATGCAGGTGGGCGTGCTCGCCGGCTTCCCGACCGTCGGTGTCAAGGCCATCCTCAAGGACGGCGCGGCGCACGACGTCGACTCGTCCGAGATGGCGTTCAAGATCGCCGGCTCGATCGCGTACAAGGAAGCGGCCCGCAAGGCCGGTCCCGTGCTGCTCGAGCCGATCATGGCCGTCGAGGTCCGTACGCCCGAGGAGTACATGGGCGACGTCATCGGCGACCTGAACTCCCGTCGTGGTCAGATCTCCGAGATGACCGACGCGTCGGGCGTCAAGGTGGTCCGTGCGAGCGTCCCGCTCTCCGAGATGTTCGGCTACGTGGGCGACCTGCGTTCCAAGACCTCTGGTCGTGCTGTCTTCTCCATGGTGTTCGAGACCTACAACGAGGTCCCGCGCAACGTGGCGGACGAGATCATCCAGAAGAGCACCGGGGCCTGA
- the tuf gene encoding elongation factor Tu: MAKAKFERTKPHVNIGTIGHVDHGKTTLTAAITKVLHDQYPDLNEARDFAQIDNAPEERQRGITINISHVEYQTDKRHYAHVDAPGHADYVKNMITGAAQMDGAILVVAATDGPMPQTREHVLLARQVGVPYIVVALNKADMVDDEEILELVELEVRELLGSQEFDEDAPVVQVSALKALEGDDKWVKSVQDLMAAVDENVPDPVRATDQPFLMPIEDVFTITGRGTVVTGRVERGELDLNSEVEIVGIKATQKTTVTGIEMFRKLLDKAVAGDNTGLLIRGLKREDVERGQVVVKPGSVTPHTEFTANAYILNKEEGGRHNPFYANYRPQFYFRTTDVTGVITLPEGTEMVMPGDTVAMTVELIQPIAMEEGLRFAIREGGRTVGAGTVEKIIK, translated from the coding sequence GTGGCCAAGGCCAAGTTCGAGCGGACCAAGCCGCACGTCAACATCGGAACCATCGGTCACGTCGACCACGGCAAGACCACGCTCACGGCGGCGATCACCAAGGTTCTGCACGACCAGTACCCGGACCTCAACGAGGCCCGCGACTTCGCGCAGATCGACAACGCTCCCGAGGAGCGCCAGCGCGGCATCACGATCAACATCTCGCACGTCGAGTACCAGACCGACAAGCGCCACTACGCGCACGTCGACGCTCCTGGTCACGCCGACTACGTGAAGAACATGATCACCGGTGCGGCCCAGATGGACGGCGCGATCCTCGTGGTCGCCGCCACCGACGGCCCGATGCCCCAGACGCGTGAGCACGTGCTGCTCGCCCGCCAGGTCGGCGTCCCGTACATCGTCGTCGCGCTGAACAAGGCCGACATGGTGGACGACGAGGAGATCCTGGAGCTCGTCGAGCTCGAGGTCCGCGAGCTCCTCGGCTCGCAGGAGTTCGACGAGGACGCCCCCGTCGTGCAGGTCTCGGCGCTCAAGGCGCTCGAGGGCGACGACAAGTGGGTCAAGTCCGTCCAGGACCTGATGGCCGCCGTCGACGAGAACGTGCCGGACCCGGTGCGCGCCACCGACCAGCCGTTCCTCATGCCGATCGAGGACGTCTTCACGATCACCGGTCGTGGCACGGTCGTCACCGGCCGCGTCGAGCGTGGCGAGCTGGACCTCAACTCCGAGGTCGAGATCGTCGGCATCAAGGCGACCCAGAAGACCACGGTCACGGGCATCGAGATGTTCCGCAAGCTGCTGGACAAGGCAGTCGCCGGTGACAACACCGGTCTGCTGATCCGTGGCCTCAAGCGCGAGGACGTCGAGCGCGGCCAGGTCGTCGTGAAGCCGGGTTCGGTCACGCCGCACACCGAGTTCACCGCGAACGCGTACATCCTGAACAAGGAAGAGGGCGGTCGTCACAACCCGTTCTACGCGAACTACCGTCCGCAGTTCTACTTCCGCACCACGGACGTCACCGGCGTCATCACGCTGCCCGAGGGCACCGAGATGGTCATGCCCGGTGACACCGTCGCCATGACCGTCGAGCTGATCCAGCCGATCGCCATGGAGGAGGGCCTCCGCTTCGCCATCCGTGAGGGTGGTCGTACGGTCGGCGCCGGCACGGTCGAGAAGATCATCAAGTAA
- a CDS encoding DNA topoisomerase IB, translated as MTRLRRSSTKGRGYHRVRSGKGFSYRDPHGTTVTDPEVRQRLENLVIPPAWDDVWISPYENGHILATGIDGAGRRQYMYHPSWRERMDKIKYDRALALAESLPSARRMVTQDLRRPEPDRQRALGAAFRMLDQGSLRVGSERYATEHGSHGLSTLLCAHAHISGDDIELEFPGKSHQAWSSTIHDADLARVLAGMKRRGANARLLSFRERRGDDWQPVTAEDINAYVKERAGEDFTAKDFRTLHGTVAAAIDLAQTGVLSSQVKRKKAVSHAVKAASEVLGNTPTVARQSYIDPRLLDAYEHGETIDPARLHAAESEVRALLYRQ; from the coding sequence GTGACACGTCTCCGCCGCTCCTCGACCAAGGGTCGTGGCTACCACCGCGTCCGCAGCGGCAAGGGCTTCTCGTACCGCGACCCGCACGGCACGACGGTGACCGATCCGGAGGTGCGCCAGCGCCTCGAGAACCTCGTCATCCCGCCTGCGTGGGACGACGTCTGGATCTCGCCGTACGAGAACGGGCACATCCTCGCGACGGGGATCGACGGCGCCGGTCGACGGCAGTACATGTACCACCCCTCGTGGCGCGAGCGGATGGACAAGATCAAGTACGACCGGGCGCTCGCCCTCGCGGAGTCGCTCCCCTCCGCCCGCCGGATGGTGACGCAGGACCTCCGCCGTCCGGAGCCGGACCGCCAGCGTGCGCTCGGAGCGGCCTTCCGGATGCTCGACCAGGGCTCGCTCCGCGTCGGCTCGGAGCGCTACGCCACCGAGCACGGCAGCCACGGCCTGTCGACGCTGCTCTGCGCGCACGCGCACATCTCCGGCGACGACATCGAGCTCGAGTTCCCCGGCAAGAGCCACCAGGCGTGGTCGTCGACGATCCACGACGCCGACCTCGCGCGGGTGCTCGCCGGCATGAAGCGTCGCGGCGCAAACGCCCGCCTGCTGTCCTTTCGCGAGCGGCGCGGCGACGACTGGCAGCCGGTGACCGCCGAGGACATCAACGCCTACGTCAAGGAGCGTGCGGGGGAGGACTTCACGGCGAAGGACTTCCGCACGCTGCACGGCACCGTCGCCGCGGCGATCGACCTCGCGCAGACCGGCGTGCTGTCGAGCCAGGTGAAGCGGAAGAAGGCGGTCTCCCACGCGGTGAAGGCCGCGAGCGAGGTGCTCGGCAACACCCCCACGGTCGCACGACAGAGCTACATCGACCCACGTCTGCTCGACGCCTACGAGCACGGCGAGACCATCGACCCCGCTCGCCTGCACGCAGCCGAGTCCGAGGTCCGGGCGCTCCTGTACCGGCAGTGA
- a CDS encoding DarT ssDNA thymidine ADP-ribosyltransferase family protein → MTDECIHGFPIELCDICSPRQRDPETITKTPTPRRTRVTTSLRSTPAVVGGKVPEQVLPATRDFGALRAHHVTHIDNLASIVADGAILASDQAAPVVDVSSAAVREARGAATAPDGSSVAGHVPFTLSPDARRWDELRSGAEEDRWSDAARRTRATEYVVLVVPTTAFGASVILADTDAEDPDVRFAVGPEAATNLLRRTDITDPSMHGVELLAGPRVALSSVALVGVPNERVRQQVKTVFAELDGPAPRVAVFPPWFVPPLPED, encoded by the coding sequence GTGACCGACGAGTGCATCCACGGTTTCCCCATCGAACTCTGCGACATCTGCTCCCCACGGCAGCGTGATCCGGAGACCATCACCAAGACCCCGACGCCGCGGCGCACCCGCGTGACGACGTCGCTGCGATCGACGCCCGCCGTGGTCGGCGGCAAGGTCCCCGAGCAGGTGCTCCCCGCCACGCGTGACTTCGGTGCGCTGCGCGCCCACCACGTCACCCACATCGACAACCTCGCCTCGATCGTCGCGGACGGCGCGATCCTCGCCTCCGACCAGGCGGCCCCCGTCGTCGACGTCAGTTCCGCCGCCGTCCGGGAGGCCCGTGGTGCGGCCACCGCCCCCGACGGTTCCAGCGTGGCCGGCCACGTGCCCTTCACCCTGTCGCCGGACGCCCGGCGGTGGGACGAGCTCCGCTCGGGCGCCGAGGAGGACCGCTGGTCGGACGCCGCCCGGCGCACCCGCGCGACCGAGTACGTCGTCCTGGTCGTCCCGACCACCGCGTTCGGTGCGTCCGTGATCCTGGCGGACACCGACGCCGAGGACCCGGACGTGCGCTTCGCCGTCGGGCCCGAGGCCGCGACGAACCTGCTCCGCCGCACCGACATCACCGACCCGTCGATGCACGGCGTGGAGCTGCTCGCCGGCCCGCGGGTCGCGCTGTCGTCGGTCGCGCTCGTCGGCGTGCCGAACGAGCGTGTCCGCCAGCAGGTCAAGACGGTGTTCGCCGAGCTCGACGGACCGGCGCCCCGCGTCGCGGTCTTCCCGCCGTGGTTCGTCCCGCCGCTGCCGGAGGACTGA
- a CDS encoding TrmH family RNA methyltransferase encodes MPEPALLSDPSDPAVQRLADLAKPSRGSVRTAIVEDQEPLVQALRAGVRFVEVYGESTRELPADVAALCAEHGVPVRLVEPAVLTKVFRSEKRPKVFGVANVPAPARFSALADGTGDVLVLDGVKIVGNIGAIVRTAVGLGARGVVLVDSDLPTIVDRRLVRASRGHVFSVPVLLETRERVTRWLTDAGLRVVDVDMDGSLSPESLGALDEDVALLLGAEKTGASDALQGLATDTVSVPIDSRVESLNVSVVAGIVLYARTRRGR; translated from the coding sequence ATGCCGGAACCCGCCCTGTTGTCCGACCCGTCCGACCCCGCGGTCCAGCGCCTCGCCGACCTCGCCAAGCCCTCGCGCGGCAGCGTCCGCACCGCGATCGTCGAGGACCAGGAGCCGCTCGTGCAGGCCCTCCGCGCCGGCGTCCGGTTCGTCGAGGTCTACGGCGAGTCCACCCGGGAGCTCCCCGCCGACGTCGCCGCCCTGTGCGCCGAGCACGGTGTCCCCGTGCGACTGGTGGAGCCGGCCGTCCTGACGAAGGTGTTCCGGAGCGAGAAGCGCCCGAAGGTCTTCGGCGTCGCCAACGTCCCCGCGCCGGCACGCTTCTCCGCGCTGGCCGACGGCACCGGTGACGTGCTCGTCCTCGACGGCGTGAAGATCGTCGGCAACATCGGGGCGATCGTCCGTACCGCCGTCGGGCTCGGCGCACGCGGCGTCGTCCTGGTCGACAGCGACCTGCCCACCATCGTCGACCGTCGCCTGGTGCGCGCCAGCCGCGGCCACGTGTTCTCGGTACCGGTCCTGCTCGAGACGCGGGAGCGCGTCACCCGGTGGCTGACCGACGCCGGCCTGCGGGTCGTCGACGTCGACATGGACGGCTCCCTCTCCCCCGAGTCCCTCGGGGCGCTCGACGAGGACGTTGCCCTGCTGCTCGGCGCCGAGAAGACCGGGGCATCGGACGCGCTGCAGGGCCTAGCCACCGACACCGTGTCCGTGCCGATCGACAGCCGCGTCGAGTCGCTGAACGTCTCCGTCGTCGCCGGCATCGTGCTCTACGCGCGCACCCGTCGCGGCCGCTGA
- the rpsJ gene encoding 30S ribosomal protein S10: protein MAGQKIRIRLKSYDHEVIDTSARKIVDTVTRAGATVVGPVPLPTEKNVIPVIRSPHKYKDSREHFEKRTHKRVIDIVDPTPKAVDSLMRLDLPADVNIEIKL from the coding sequence ATGGCGGGACAGAAGATCCGCATCCGGCTCAAGTCGTACGACCACGAGGTCATCGACACGTCGGCCCGGAAGATCGTCGACACGGTGACCCGTGCCGGTGCGACCGTGGTCGGCCCGGTGCCGCTCCCCACCGAGAAGAACGTGATCCCCGTGATCCGTTCCCCTCACAAGTACAAGGACTCGCGCGAGCACTTCGAGAAGCGCACGCACAAGCGGGTCATCGACATCGTCGACCCGACGCCGAAGGCCGTCGACTCGCTCATGCGACTCGACCTCCCGGCGGACGTCAACATCGAGATCAAGCTGTAA
- the rplC gene encoding 50S ribosomal protein L3: MANSTKTVKGLLGKKLGMTQVWDENNKFIPVTVIEVGPNVVTQIRNVERDGYEAIQIAAGQIDPRKVNKPAAGHFEAAGVTPRRTLTEIRTNDSAEYTLGQELTVDTFEAGQKVDVVGTSKGKGFAGVMKRHNFAGVSASHGSHRNHRKPGSIGASSTPSRVFKGMRMAGRLGGDRVTVLNLTVHAVDAEKGLLLVKGAVPGARGRSVFVRTAVKGK; the protein is encoded by the coding sequence ATGGCGAACTCAACCAAGACCGTCAAGGGCCTCCTCGGCAAGAAGCTCGGGATGACCCAGGTGTGGGACGAGAACAACAAGTTCATCCCCGTCACCGTGATCGAGGTCGGCCCCAACGTGGTCACCCAGATCCGCAACGTCGAGCGCGACGGCTACGAGGCGATCCAGATCGCCGCGGGCCAGATCGACCCCCGCAAGGTGAACAAGCCGGCCGCCGGCCACTTCGAGGCCGCCGGGGTCACCCCGCGCCGCACGCTCACCGAGATCCGGACGAACGACTCCGCCGAGTACACGCTCGGCCAGGAGCTCACCGTCGACACGTTCGAAGCGGGCCAGAAGGTCGACGTCGTCGGCACCAGCAAGGGCAAGGGCTTCGCCGGTGTCATGAAGCGTCACAACTTCGCCGGTGTCTCCGCCTCGCACGGTTCGCACCGCAACCACCGCAAGCCCGGTTCGATCGGCGCCTCCTCGACCCCGTCGCGTGTCTTCAAGGGCATGCGCATGGCCGGTCGTTTGGGTGGCGACCGCGTGACCGTCCTCAACCTCACGGTCCACGCCGTCGACGCCGAGAAGGGTCTGCTGCTCGTCAAGGGCGCCGTCCCCGGTGCTCGTGGCCGTTCCGTCTTCGTCCGCACCGCCGTGAAGGGTAAGTGA
- the rplD gene encoding 50S ribosomal protein L4, whose protein sequence is MATTTATSIDVLNASGEKSGSVELPAAIFDVETNVPLIHQVVTAQLAAARQGTHKTKNRGEVRGAGRKPFKQKGTGRARQGSVRAPEHTGGGVVHGPTPRDYSQRTPKKMIAAALLGSLSDRARGGRISAVEAFVEAELPSTKTARTLLGKVAPVKHVLVVLESGDELTLKSVRNLPNVHALSYGQLNAYDVLRADAVVFSKSALDAFIASKTAKEISA, encoded by the coding sequence ATGGCCACCACGACCGCAACCTCGATCGACGTCCTGAACGCCTCGGGTGAGAAGTCCGGCTCCGTCGAGCTCCCCGCAGCGATCTTCGACGTCGAGACCAACGTCCCGCTGATCCACCAGGTCGTCACCGCGCAGCTCGCCGCCGCGCGTCAGGGCACCCACAAGACCAAGAACCGTGGCGAAGTCCGCGGTGCCGGTCGCAAGCCGTTCAAGCAGAAGGGCACCGGCCGCGCCCGTCAGGGTTCGGTCCGCGCTCCGGAGCACACCGGCGGTGGCGTCGTCCACGGACCGACCCCGCGCGACTACTCGCAGCGCACCCCGAAGAAGATGATCGCCGCAGCCCTGCTCGGCTCGCTCTCGGACCGCGCCCGCGGTGGCCGCATCTCCGCTGTGGAGGCCTTCGTCGAGGCGGAACTGCCCTCGACCAAGACCGCCCGCACGCTCCTCGGGAAGGTCGCGCCCGTCAAGCACGTGCTCGTCGTGCTCGAGTCGGGCGACGAGCTGACGCTGAAGAGCGTCCGCAACCTGCCGAACGTCCACGCGCTCTCGTACGGCCAGCTGAACGCCTACGACGTCCTCCGTGCGGACGCCGTCGTCTTCAGCAAGAGCGCCCTCGACGCCTTCATCGCGTCGAAGACCGCGAAGGAGATCTCCGCATGA
- the rplW gene encoding 50S ribosomal protein L23, which yields MSGFNKDPRDIIIAPVVSEKSYGLIDQGKYTFLVDPRANKTEIKLAIEKIFDVKVAGINTLNRPGKTRRTKFGIGKRKDTKRAIVTLKSGSIDIFTAVG from the coding sequence ATGAGCGGCTTCAACAAGGACCCGCGCGACATCATCATCGCGCCGGTCGTGTCGGAGAAGAGCTACGGCCTCATCGACCAGGGCAAGTACACGTTCCTCGTGGACCCCCGTGCGAACAAGACCGAGATCAAGCTCGCGATCGAGAAGATCTTCGACGTCAAGGTCGCCGGCATCAACACGCTGAACCGTCCGGGCAAGACCCGCCGGACCAAGTTCGGGATCGGCAAGCGCAAGGACACCAAGCGCGCCATCGTGACGCTCAAGTCCGGTTCGATCGACATCTTCACGGCTGTCGGCTGA
- the rplB gene encoding 50S ribosomal protein L2 yields the protein MAIRNYKPTTPGRRGSSVADFAEITRSTPEKSLLRPLPKTGGRNSSGRITTRHIGGGHKRQYRVIDFRRADKDGVDAKVAHIEYDPNRTARIALLHFVDGTKRYIIAPNKLKQGDVVETGAGADIKPGNNLPLRNIPVGTVVHAIELRPGGGAKLARSAGASVRLVAKDGPYAQLRLPSGEVRNVDARCRATIGEVGNAEQSNINWGKAGRMRWKGVRPTVRGVAMNPVDHPHGGGEGKTSGGRHPVSPWGQAEGRTRKPNKPSDKLIVRRRNAGKKRK from the coding sequence ATGGCTATTCGTAACTACAAGCCCACGACTCCCGGTCGTCGCGGCTCCTCGGTCGCCGACTTCGCCGAGATCACCCGTTCGACCCCGGAGAAGTCCCTGCTCCGTCCGCTGCCGAAGACCGGTGGCCGGAACAGCTCGGGTCGCATCACGACGCGTCACATCGGTGGTGGCCACAAGCGCCAGTACCGCGTGATCGACTTCCGTCGTGCCGACAAGGACGGTGTCGACGCCAAGGTCGCGCACATCGAGTACGACCCGAACCGCACGGCGCGCATCGCGCTCCTGCACTTCGTGGACGGCACCAAGCGCTACATCATCGCGCCGAACAAGCTCAAGCAGGGCGACGTCGTCGAGACCGGTGCCGGCGCTGACATCAAGCCCGGCAACAACCTGCCGCTCCGCAACATCCCGGTGGGTACGGTCGTGCACGCGATCGAGCTCCGCCCCGGTGGCGGCGCCAAGCTCGCCCGCTCGGCCGGCGCCTCGGTGCGTCTCGTCGCCAAGGACGGCCCCTACGCGCAGCTCCGTCTGCCGTCGGGTGAGGTCCGCAACGTCGACGCCCGCTGCCGCGCCACGATCGGCGAGGTCGGCAACGCCGAGCAGTCGAACATCAACTGGGGCAAGGCCGGCCGCATGCGCTGGAAGGGCGTCCGCCCGACCGTGCGTGGTGTCGCGATGAACCCGGTCGACCACCCGCACGGTGGTGGTGAAGGCAAGACCTCCGGTGGCCGTCACCCGGTCAGCCCGTGGGGCCAGGCCGAGGGTCGTACGCGCAAGCCGAACAAGCCGAGCGACAAGCTCATCGTCCGTCGCCGTAACGCCGGCAAGAAGCGCAAGTAG
- the rpsS gene encoding 30S ribosomal protein S19, whose translation MPRSLKKGPFVDEHLLRKVVTQNEANTKNVIRTWSRRSMIVPNMLGHTIAVHDGRKHIPVFVTESMVGHKLGEFAPTRTFRGHVKDDKKGRRR comes from the coding sequence ATGCCACGCAGTCTGAAGAAGGGCCCCTTCGTCGACGAGCACCTGCTCCGCAAGGTCGTCACGCAGAACGAGGCCAACACCAAGAACGTGATCCGTACCTGGTCGCGGCGGTCGATGATCGTCCCGAACATGCTCGGTCACACCATCGCGGTGCACGACGGCCGCAAGCACATCCCGGTGTTCGTCACCGAGTCGATGGTCGGTCACAAGCTCGGCGAGTTCGCGCCGACCCGCACCTTCCGCGGCCACGTGAAGGACGACAAGAAGGGCCGTCGCCGCTAA